One Coffea arabica cultivar ET-39 chromosome 5e, Coffea Arabica ET-39 HiFi, whole genome shotgun sequence DNA segment encodes these proteins:
- the LOC113688144 gene encoding uncharacterized protein gives MAFSISSMPKYPYSSTNTIASSPSQYISIKIQCLATKCELDQEPSKEMKLASKGSKLGIGSASKGSKLGIGSPIVVVEAPKMIKTAASVPCLRVNAGLVKPGDVGRIVSRKPKDVWAVRLSIGTYLIDGKYFKPLEELAD, from the exons ATGGCATTTTCCATTTCCTCCATGCCAAAATATCCTTATTCTAGCACAAATACCATTGCTTCATCACCATCCCAGTACATAAGCATCAAAATCCAGTGTCTAGCTACCAAGTGCGAATTGGATCAAGAACCATCAAAAGAGATGAAGTTGGCTTCAAAGGGCTCAAAACTTGGAATTGGTTCGGCTTCAAAGGGCTCAAAACTTGGAATTGGTTCTCCTATTGTAGTAGTTGAGGCTCCAAAGATGATTAAAACTGCAGCTTCTGTACCGTGTCTTCGAGTGAATGCAGGGCTAGTCAAGCCTGGTGATGTAGGAAG GATTGTCTCAAGGAAGCCCAAAGATGTATGGGCTGTTCGCCTTAGCATTGGTACCTATCTCATTGATGGAAAATATTTTAAGCCACTCGAAGAGTTGGCCGACTGA
- the LOC113743411 gene encoding uncharacterized protein, producing the protein MAYELPTDLIQQLKRATRAEAGLSHYDPTQKSFPPLPSISESVSTFDPSPPYLRCKNCNGRLLRGVQSLLCIYCGRPNDIVPDCISFKDTFAYRWLLESLNLDGSETVGPPLEIGDLNRGQSAPKVEISLSELLDFKISWPAEEAKGEINLSNQNPVERSYLKLTGIDLDNFFHDSRRIDASNAPEEHSVTSNNVVTAKPKGGATHDNLSFFENSKPSELAVQSSTYQKNDAFSGWEADFQSANFGDRFGASNSFDPSADSAAATIHHESPKPPEPFGGSEVDISSHLDSVFGTKKESKDGRLEDSSAASPSIGHWTSDYLWNNSKLEASVQNEQPDPTIRVKDAQPQDNLTNVDLSLQLDSVFGPVKESKDGNQKVDLETSPSIGDWTSNDLWNNLNKDAAAQTEQHDATIELKDISPQQHMSNPSTSFDWFQVDKWQSDASTPANNMKSGDVVLFDDWNDFTSSTHVQDSQTAPTQSHEQSASESTSELNVFSSDKDLEEMDFGSFSQANLLPSSSSKGGLSAEVNNIRLEVSASDRVIDTKSDLGEGSAAPDTIGDVHIASTQTKEDVEMLLSQMHDLSFMLEDKLSVPAKSEGVNSFP; encoded by the exons ATGGCCTACGAGCTTCCGACGGATCTGATCCAACAACTCAAACGGGCGACCCGAGCAGAAGCTGGACTATCCCACTACGACCCGACCCAGAAATCCTTCCCGCCCTTGCCTTCAATATCTGAATCCGTATCGACTTTCGACCCATCACCGCCTTATCTCCGCTGCAAGAATTGTAATGGAAGACTTCTTCGTGGGGTGCAATCACTTCTTTGTATATACTGTGGCCGCCCAAACGACATTGTTCCGGACTGCATTTCGTTTAAGGACACTTTTGCCTACCGCTGGTTGCTCGAGTCCCTCAACCTTGATGGATCA GAAACTGTTGGACCACCATTGGAAATAGGTGATTTAAACAGAGGGCAAAGTGCACCAAAGGTTGAGATTTCCTTGTCTGAGCTCTTAGATTTTAAAATAAGCTGGCCGGCTGAGGAAGCAAAAGGAGAGATAAATTTATCAAATCAGAATCCAGTTGAgagaagttatttgaaattgacTGGAATTGACCTGGATAATTTTTTCCACGATTCAAGAAGGATAGATGCTTCCAATGCTCCCGAGGAGCACTCTGTTACAAGCAATAATGTTGTTACTGCAAAACCTAAAGGAGGTGCAACTCATGATAATCTTAGTTTCTTTGAGAATTCTAAGCCTTCTGAGTTAGCTGTTCAGTCCTCTACATACCAAAAAAATGATGCCTTTTCTGGATGGGAGGCAGATTTCCAGTCTGCTAATTTTGGAGATCGGTTTGGTGCTTCCAACTCATTTGACCCTAGTGCAGATTCTGCAGCTGCAACTATTCACCATGAGAGTCCAAAACCTCCTGAACCTTTTGGTGGATCTGAAGTTGATATTTCTTCCCATCTAGACTCAGTTTTTGGAACCAAGAAAGAGTCAAAAGATGGAAGATTAGAGGATAGTTCAGCAGCTTCTCCATCAATTGGTCACTGGACTTCTGACTACCTGTGGAACAACTCAAAACTGGAGGCATCTGTGCAGAATGAGCAGCCTGATCCAACTATCAGAGTGAAGGATGCTCAGCCACAAGACAACCTGACCAATGTTGATTTATCTTTGCAACTGGACTCTGTTTTTGGACCTGTAAAAGAGTCCAAAGATGGAAATCAAAAGGTTGATTTGGAAACTTCTCCCTCAATTGGTGACTGGACTTCCAATGACCTGtggaataatttaaataaagaTGCCGCTGCTCAGACTGAGCAGCATGACGCAACCATCGAACTGAAGGATATTTCTCCACAACAGCATATGAGCAATCCTTCAACAAGTTTTGATTGGTTTCAGGTTGACAAATGGCAAAGTGATGCAAGTACACCTGCAAATAACATGAAGAGCGGTGATGTAGTTTTATTTGATGATTGGAATGATTTCACAAGCTCAACTCACGTTCAAGATTCTCAAACTGCTCCAACACAAAGTCATGAGCAATCTGCTTCTGAAAGCACTTCAGAACTGAATGTATTCAGCTCAGACAAAGATTTGGAAGaaatggactttggtagcttttCACAAGCAAATCTTTTACCGAGCTCATCTAGCAAAGGGGGTCTTTCCGCAGAAGTGAATAACATCAGATTAGAAGTTTCTGCTTCTGACAG GGTAATTGACACCAAAAGTGACTTGGGTGAAGGTTCGGCAGCACCTGACACTATTGGAGATGTCCACATTGCTTCCACCCAAACCAAGGAAGACGTGGAAATGCTGTTGTCACAGATGCATGATCTTTCTTTCATGCTAGAGGATAAGCTTTCAGTCCCAGCAAAATCTGAAGGTGTTAATTCTTTTCCATGA
- the LOC113687366 gene encoding uncharacterized protein codes for MASHPEVKMGLIRANIPYYLYPFLQAKADDKALAQIRLSSLAVLCAFVMCEDPVQAQSVVHFLLESEAFPLCLSWMDKGTGRTQELATLIVAKILMQEKGLHYCSSRADRLFVTLQVLTGMVDQLARSPSASMLHKVVYCLVRLSAAARSDELTESMRSTITAKLRDDSFREIYQGNPEISSLVQQLARNLTPGFRPNP; via the exons ATGGCTTCTCATCCAGAAGTGAAAATGGGACTCATTAGAG CTAACATACCATATTATTTATACCCATTTCTTCAAGCAAAAGCTGATGACAAAGCGCTTGCTCAGATAAGGCTCAGTAGCTTGGCTGTCCTCTGCGCCTTTGtaatg TGTGAAGATCCTGTGCAAGCCCAAAGTGTTGTTCACTTTCTGCTTGAATCCGAAGCATTTCCATTGTGCCTGAGCTGGATGGATAAGGGAACTGGACGTACCCAGGAG CTTGCAACCCTTATAGTTGCAAAAATTTTGATGCAAGAGAAGGGGCTCCATTATTGCTCTTCACGTGCTGACCGGCTTTTTGTGACGCTTCAAGTTTTGACTGGCATGGTGGATCAGCTTGCTAGAAGTCCAAGTGCAAGCATGTTGCACAAGGTTGTTTACTGTCTCGTTAGATTGTCTGCAGCAGCAAGATCAGACGA GCTTACTGAATCAATGAGGTCTACCATCACTGCAAAGCTAAGAGATGATAGTTTCCGTGAAATCTATCAG GGAAATCCAGAGATCTCAAGTCTGGTGCAGCAACTTGCTCGCAACCTGACTCCGGGATTCAGGCCTAATCCATAG